DNA sequence from the Streptomyces sp. HUAS 15-9 genome:
TGGCCGATGGACGGGGTGAACGTGTCGACATAGGTCGCCCCGGCGGCTTCGGCGCGTTCCCGGAGCATGGCGTTGAGCTGTCGCTCCGTCTCGCGAAGGAAGGCCACGTCGCCGGGTGCGAGGGGCATGTCCGAACCGCAGTCGGCGCCCTCGGCGGGCAGGATCGCCGGGTAACCGACGATGTATATGCGGGCCTTGGGTGCCCGGTGCTTGACGTCGTTCAGGGCGCGGGTCAGATGGTCACCCGCGGTACGGATCCTCCGGGCGACTTGGCCGGTGTCGCCGGGGGCGTATCGCTCCTTGCAGGGTGCCTGGCCGTTGACGTTCATGGCGCCGGCCGCGGTTTTGTAGAGCGCCCCGGTGGTGACGCACCTGGCGACCATGATGCTGAAGCCGATGTCGTTTGCGCCGATCCCGATGGTGACCAGGGCGGTCGCGGCCGTCAGCCCGGAGAGCTGCGCAGGGTTGGTGCCGTCGTCCGTGGACTGGGGCGCGGTGAGGTTGCTGATCGTGGCGGCGCTGCAACTGGCGTCGCTGAAGTCGGCCGCACTGATGCCGAGTTGCCTCGCCACGAGTGCGGGGTAGTTGCGGGAGGATCGTTCGCAGCCGACGGGCTCTCCCGTCTGGTCGGGAATCCGGGGGCCGGAGGTGAAGGAGTCGCCGAGCGCGACGTAGAGCCCTCCGGACGGACGCCCGCCGTCGCCGCCACCGCTGGTCAGGCTCCCTCCGATGCCGACGGCCGTGACCAGTACGCCGCATGCCAGGGCCCCGGCCAGGCCGGTTCGTGCCAACGGTCCCATGGTGGTGTCCTGTCTTCGTCGACCGGCTCCTCGTAGGGCTCGTTTCAAGGGCACCTGCTCCGGACGCGTGGTGCACTCCAGTACTTGTATCTTGCCTCGGGTCCGGGAATACCGCGTCGGCGTCCGCGCCGTCGTACGTCGTCAGGCCAGGCGCCGGGCGCCGGGTCCCGGGCGTGCGGTGACGTCCTTCGGGGTCAGGGTGGTGTGGTCGTCGGCGCACTCGACGACGACCCGCACCGGTGCCCCGCACTCGGTGTGCCGAAGGTCCAGCACAGGGCCCTGGGGATCGGGGGCGTAGGTCTCACCCCACTGGCGAAGGGCGACGAGGACCGGCCAGAGGTCCCACCCCTTGCGGGTCAGCCGGTACCCGTTGCGGGAGCGGCTGCCCGGCTCCTGGTAGGGAACGGTGCCGAGGATGCCGGCCGCCGTCAGCTTCCTGAGCCGATCGCTCAGTACCGCTTCCGACAGACCGATGTGGCGCCGGAAGTCGTCGAACCGTCGTACGCCATTGGCGGCGTCGCGCACGATCAGCAGTGTCCACTTCTCCCCGACCACGTCGAGCGTCCGCTGGACGGTGCAGTTCTCGGTACTGACCTCAAGCCACTCCATCCAGCCATGGTAGAGGTCTGGCTTCGGCATTGACAGTCAGGCGACCGAACAGCTAGCTTCGATCAACGAAGTCAGCTGGGAGGCGCCGAGGACATGGGACGGACACGGACGTACGAGTGGGAGGACCCCGCGGTCACGGCGGCCGCCGTCGGGCGCACCTCCGGCCTGGATTTCCTGCGTGAGATGCGCACGGGGCGTCTTCCGGGCCCGCCCATCCTGTCCACCGTGGACTTCACGCTGGACGAGGTGGACGAGGGCCGGGTGGTCTTCTCCCTGCTGCCGGGCGAGGAGCACTACAACCCGATCGGCAGCGTGCACGGCGGTGTCTACGCCACCCTCCTCGACTCGGCGGCGGGCTGCGCCGTTCACTCCACGCTCCCGCCGGGCATGGGCTACACCTCGCTCGACCTGACGGTGAAGTTCCTGAGGCGGATCACGGTGGACACGGGCCGGGTGCGGGCCATCGGCACGGTGGTGAACCGGGGCCGTCAGACCGCGCTCGCCGAGGCGAGGCTGGTCGACGCGAAGGACCGTCTGCTGGCCCACGCCACCAGCAGCTGCATGCTGCTTCCGGTGCCTGCCGCGGACGCCGCGGACGGCTAGGCCCCCGCAAGCCCGGGTTCAGCGGGATCGCCAGAGCCGGGCGATGCCGGCCACCAGCGACGACGCCTCCATGGTCGCCGTCGTACCGGCTGCCACGCACCAACTCGTCACGGGCCGCAGTACGGACTCGCCGGCGTGCGCGAGCGCGGACACCGGTGCCCCCACCCAACGGCTCAGATCGCCCGGCAACTTGGGGTCGAGTTCGATGGTCACCCTGACGTAACGGGTGTGCAGGTGGGTGACTTTGGTGGGTCGGGATGCGGCTGGGTAGGGTCCGCGCTGCAGCGCGGCCCGGTAGGTGTCCTTGCGCTGGTTCACGCCTTGTCCTGACGCTTGATGAGCTCGTCCGCGAGTTCCATGTAGGCCGAGCCCTTGACCTCGATCGGGCTGCCGAAAGACTGGGCGTACAGATCGAGCCGCGGAATGTGGGTGGACAGCACGTCGAAGCCACGCTCGGTGAGTGCCTCACGGGCGTCGGCGTCGGGACCGGTGCGGGTGGCGTCCGGACGGTTGGTGCGGTTCAGCAGGACTGCGGCGCGGGCCGGCTGGGCGCGCAGGGACTGCATGTCGCCCATCTCGCCGCCGATGGGGGCCATGCGATCCAGCTCGATGGGGGCCGGGGTCACCGGCACGATCCACTCGCTCGCGTACCTCATGATGCTCCGGGCGATGTGGGCGTGGTCCTCCATCTGCGGAGCGTCGAACACCACGGACTGCCGGTTGCCGAGGAAGTCGTTCACGCGCCGGTGCACATCACCCACCGGAAGGGCGATCACCGGAAACGGAAACCCGCCCGCCAATTCGCTCCAGCGCAGCGCTGAGGAGGCGGGGTCGCTGTCCACCAGCAGCGGTGGCATGCCCGACTCGTGCAGTGCGTGGGCCAGCCAGACCGCGCTGGTCGTCTTTCCCACACCCGGTTTCAGGTTCACAAAGGCATAGCTGAACAACACAAGGATGGACGCTAACGGCCACGGGCGGCGTGCCGCTGTCGGCGCGAGGTACAGCGACGCCCCGTTCACCCTGGGGCGCCGGTGACTCGGTCGAATGGACTACCGGTCAGCGGCAGCCGACGGCCACGCGGCCCCCGGTCACCTGGGCCGTGGCCGGTGAGCGGCCAGCTGCTTGCGCATCTCGGCGTAGGTTTCGGGGTCGATCTCGCCGGAGGCGAAGCGGTGGTCGAGGACCTCCTCGGGTGTCTCCCCCGGTGCCGGTCCTCGGCCCGTGTCGTCCCGGCGGGACGTGGGATGCTGGGCGAGGCGGGCGACCGCCCACACCACCAGACCGATCAGTGCGATCCACAGCAGCGGCATGAAGGCCATCCAGGCCCAGCCACTACCGCCGTCCCAGTACATCACTGCAGGTCACCTCCTTCGGGAGGCTGCTTCTGATCCCTACTGTCCGTCCATGGCGGGGACACTGCCAAGGGCCCTTCGGCCCCGCCGCCGGACCACTCGGCACCCCTGCGCCCGCCGGGGCCGGATCAGCGCGTGCCGGGCCGGTGTTCGCTGATCCAGCGGGCGGCGAGCAGCCCGGAGCCCGCGGTGAGTACGGCGGCCGCGATGACGGTCGCGTTGAGCCCGAAGGCGTCCGCGAGGAGGCCGGCCACCAGGGCGCCGACGGCATAGCCGATGTCGCGCCAGAAGCGGTAGGTCCCGAGTGCGTTGACGCGCCAGGCGGGGTGGGCATGGTCGGAGACCGAGGCGATCAGGGCCGGGTAGACCATGGCGGTGCCCAGACCGAGGGCGGCGGCGGACAGGACGCCGGCCAGCAGCGGGCGGTCGAGCAGTGCCAGGGCGAGCACGAAGCCGCCGGCCTGGACGAGCATGCCCGTGACGATGAGGGGCTTGCGGCCGATGCGGTCGGCGAGGTGGCCCGTGGGGATCTGGCCGATGCCCCACAGGATGGGGTAGAGGCCCTTGATCAGGCCGATGGCGGCGAAGCCGAGGCCGTGTTCGGTGAAGAGCAGGGGGAAGACTCCCCAGGTCAGACCGTCGTTCAGATTGTTGACGAGGCCGGCCTGGCTGGCGCCGCGCAGGGAGCGGACGCGCCAGGAGGTGCGGGCGAAGACGGCGGCCAGTGTGGTGTCCTCACCGGCCGGCAGCGGCTTGGCGTGCTGGGCGAGCTCGAGGGCGACGTGCGCGGCGGTGTCACGGACGATCACGGACAGACCGAGCCCGGCGGCGACGAAGACGACGCCGATGAGTTCGGGGGCGGGGCGCAGGCCATAGGCGGTGGCGAGGTAGCCGGTGAGCAGCGCGGTGACCCCGACGGCGGTGTAGCCGGCGGCCTCGTTGACGCCGGTGGCCAGTCCGCGACGTGCGGGGCCCACGAGGTCGATCTTCATGTTGACGGTCATCGACCAGGTCAGACCCTGGTTGATGCCGAGCAGGACGTTCGCGGCGACGATCCAGCCCCAGGACGGCGCCCAGGCCAGGGCGAAGGGCACGGGGACACCGATCAGCCAGCCGGTGACCAGGAGCTGTTTGCGGCGGAAGCGGGCGGTCAGTGCCCCGGCGGCGAGGTTGGTCAGCGCCTTGGTGACACCGAAGGCGATGATGAAGGAGAAGACGGCCAGGTCACTGGTCAGATGGAAGACGTCGGCGCCGATCAGCGGGACCGTGGTGCGTTCCAGGCCGACCAGGCCGCCGACGCAGACGTTGACGACGACGAGCAGG
Encoded proteins:
- a CDS encoding MFS transporter, with translation MSTSHHPAATTTPDPPIRLGLRENWPQFTLLVVVNVCVGGLVGLERTTVPLIGADVFHLTSDLAVFSFIIAFGVTKALTNLAAGALTARFRRKQLLVTGWLIGVPVPFALAWAPSWGWIVAANVLLGINQGLTWSMTVNMKIDLVGPARRGLATGVNEAAGYTAVGVTALLTGYLATAYGLRPAPELIGVVFVAAGLGLSVIVRDTAAHVALELAQHAKPLPAGEDTTLAAVFARTSWRVRSLRGASQAGLVNNLNDGLTWGVFPLLFTEHGLGFAAIGLIKGLYPILWGIGQIPTGHLADRIGRKPLIVTGMLVQAGGFVLALALLDRPLLAGVLSAAALGLGTAMVYPALIASVSDHAHPAWRVNALGTYRFWRDIGYAVGALVAGLLADAFGLNATVIAAAVLTAGSGLLAARWISEHRPGTR
- a CDS encoding PaaI family thioesterase, coding for MGRTRTYEWEDPAVTAAAVGRTSGLDFLREMRTGRLPGPPILSTVDFTLDEVDEGRVVFSLLPGEEHYNPIGSVHGGVYATLLDSAAGCAVHSTLPPGMGYTSLDLTVKFLRRITVDTGRVRAIGTVVNRGRQTALAEARLVDAKDRLLAHATSSCMLLPVPAADAADG
- a CDS encoding winged helix-turn-helix transcriptional regulator, with amino-acid sequence MEWLEVSTENCTVQRTLDVVGEKWTLLIVRDAANGVRRFDDFRRHIGLSEAVLSDRLRKLTAAGILGTVPYQEPGSRSRNGYRLTRKGWDLWPVLVALRQWGETYAPDPQGPVLDLRHTECGAPVRVVVECADDHTTLTPKDVTARPGPGARRLA
- a CDS encoding SGNH/GDSL hydrolase family protein, which translates into the protein MGPLARTGLAGALACGVLVTAVGIGGSLTSGGGDGGRPSGGLYVALGDSFTSGPRIPDQTGEPVGCERSSRNYPALVARQLGISAADFSDASCSAATISNLTAPQSTDDGTNPAQLSGLTAATALVTIGIGANDIGFSIMVARCVTTGALYKTAAGAMNVNGQAPCKERYAPGDTGQVARRIRTAGDHLTRALNDVKHRAPKARIYIVGYPAILPAEGADCGSDMPLAPGDVAFLRETERQLNAMLRERAEAAGATYVDTFTPSIGHDACSSAAIRWIEPLRPSSPAAAVHPNERGERGMAAAVLRAVGP
- a CDS encoding SHOCT domain-containing protein, with product MMYWDGGSGWAWMAFMPLLWIALIGLVVWAVARLAQHPTSRRDDTGRGPAPGETPEEVLDHRFASGEIDPETYAEMRKQLAAHRPRPR
- a CDS encoding ParA family protein; the encoded protein is MNGASLYLAPTAARRPWPLASILVLFSYAFVNLKPGVGKTTSAVWLAHALHESGMPPLLVDSDPASSALRWSELAGGFPFPVIALPVGDVHRRVNDFLGNRQSVVFDAPQMEDHAHIARSIMRYASEWIVPVTPAPIELDRMAPIGGEMGDMQSLRAQPARAAVLLNRTNRPDATRTGPDADAREALTERGFDVLSTHIPRLDLYAQSFGSPIEVKGSAYMELADELIKRQDKA